In Drosophila gunungcola strain Sukarami chromosome 2R unlocalized genomic scaffold, Dgunungcola_SK_2 000020F, whole genome shotgun sequence, a single window of DNA contains:
- the LOC128256538 gene encoding thioredoxin domain-containing protein 15 has product MHLNFLFILVLCAGQARAELSGLLSALHYFGLYSNGTSDSLGISRGQCHYSFDTYALLEERRTCATDDEHILHLTQAPPVRKPPFLIKCLQELEPSENGTAAEPGLLIMRSAKEIVSLLKPIGNATKRHEPGSCVVVHFCTASSLECARVAPVMNLLPHLFPTLPIAYVDAYEFGRFNAEFGIVSLPTLMIFHQGRPLIKYDPSWSDSEKRSFGKFIMRHTNVRTVDPQAIHPDILNRSRREPLSNVPIVQTDYYLGLAWAFILACLANYLRQTVFWKQLVEMVQRNWRESEETQMEMVD; this is encoded by the exons atgcacctaaatttcttgtttattttgg TGCTCTGTGCAGGGCAGGCCCGGGCGGAACTCTCCGGCCTCCTGAGTGCCCTCCACTACTTTGGGCTCTACTCCAACGGAACGTCGGACTCCCTGGGAATTTCGCGGGGTCAGTGCCACTACAGCTTCGACACCTATGCCCTCCTGGAGGAGCGCCGCACCTGTGCCACAGATGACGAGCACATCCTGCACTTGACCCAGGCGCCGCCGGTGAGGAAGCCACCCTTTCTGATCAAGTGCCTGCAGGAGCTGGAGCCTTCAGAGAATGGGACCGCCGCGGAGCCGGGATTGCTGATAATGCGCAGTGCCAAGGAGATTGTGAGCCTGCTGAAGCCCATTGGCAATGCCACCAAGCGCCACGAGCCCGGCAGCTGTGTGGTGGTCCATTTCTGCACGGCCTCCAGTTTGGAGTGCGCCCGGGTGGCTCCGGTGATGAACCTGCTGCCCCATCTCTTCCCCACGCTGCCCATCGCCTATGTGGATGCTTATGAGTTTGGGCGCTTCAATGCAGAGTTTGGGATCGTGTCACTGCCCACGCTGATGATCTTTCACCAGGGCAGGCCGCTCATCAAGTACGATCCCTCGTGGTCGGACTCGGAGAAGCGCAGCTTTGGCAAGTTCATAATGCGGCACACCAATGTGAGGACTGTGGATCCGCAGGCCATCCATCCGGACATCCTCAATCGCTCGCGCAGAGAGCCCCTGTCCAATGTGCCCATCGTGCAGACCGACTACTATCTGGGCTTGGCCTGGGCCTTCATCCTGGCCTGCCTGGCCAACTACCTGCGGCAGACTGTCTTCTGGAAGCAGCTGGTCGAGATGGTGCAGCGCAACTGGCGGGAATCGGAGGAGACCCAAATGGAGATGGTTGACTAG
- the LOC128256536 gene encoding death-associated inhibitor of apoptosis 2, with amino-acid sequence MTEQHMELESMRLATFGEWPLNAPVSAEDLVTNGFFATGNWLEAECHFCHVRIDHWEYGDQVAERHRRSSPICSMVLAPNHCGNIPRSQENDQEGNSVVDSPHQATTCACPDLLLEANRLETFKDWPNPNITPQALAKAGFYYLNRLDHVKCVFCNGVIAKWEKNDNAFDEHRRFFPQCPRVQMGPLIEFAAGKNLDELGIQPTSLPQRPKYACVEARMRTFADWPIANIQPASDLAQAGLYYQKIGDQVRCFHCNIGLRSWQKEDEPWHEHAKWSPKCQFVLLAKGPAYVNEVLEATAANARSPPATAPAPSLQADALMDEAPAKEALALGIDGGVVRNAIQRKLSSSGCAFSTLDELLHAIFDEVGAEAALEVREPPQPSAPFMETCQATTSKAAAAVPVLVADSIPAKPQGVAEVSRLTDQLQKVSVASATPNGNLSLEEENRQLKDARLCKVCLDEEVGVVFLPCGHLATCNQCAPSVVNCPMCRADIKGFVRTFLS; translated from the exons ATGACGGAGCAGCACATGGAGCTGGAGAGCATGCGTCTGGCGACGTTCGGGGAATGGCCCCTCAATGCCCCCGTTTCCGCCGAGGACTTGGTGACCAATGGGTTCTTCGCCACGGGTAACTGGCTGGAGGCGGAGTGCCACTTCTGCCACGTGCGCATCGACCACTGGGAGTACGGCGACCAGGTGGCCGAGCGCCATCGTCGCTCCTCGCCCATCTGCTCCATGGTCCTGGCCCCCAACCACTGTGGCAACATCCCCCGGAGCCAGGAGAACGACCAGGAGGGCAACAGCGTGGTGGACAGCCCGCACCAGGCGACCACCTGCGCCTGTCCCGATCTCCTGCTGGAGGCCAACCGCCTGGAGACATTTAAGGACTGGCCA AATCCCAACATAACGCCCCAGGCTCTGGCCAAAGCTGGCTTCTACTACCTGAACCGGCTGGATCACGTGAAATGTGTGTTTTGCAACGGGGTGATTGCCAAGTGGGAGAAGAACGACAACGCCTTCGACGAGCACAGGCGTTTCTTTCCCCAGTGTCCGCGGGTGCAAATGGGCCCGCTTATTGAGTTCGCCGCCGGCAAGAATTTGGATGAGCTGGGCATCCAGCCCACCAGTCTGCCGCAGCGTCCAAAGTACGCCTGTGTAGAGGCCAGGATGAGGACTTTCGCCGATTGGCCCATTGCCAATATCCAGCCGGCAAGTGACCTGGCCCAGGCTGGTCTATACTACCAGAAAATAGGCGACCAGGTGCGCTGCTTCCACTGCAACATCGGACTGCGCTCCTGGCAGAAGGAGGACGAGCCCTGGCACGAGCACGCCAAGTGGTCGCCCAAGTGCCAGTTCGTGCTGCTGGCCAAGGGTCCGGCCTATGTGAACGAGGTGCTGGAGGCGACGGCAGCCAATGCCAGATCCCCGCCAGCCACGGCTCCGGCTCCATCCCTCCAGGCAGACGCCCTCATGGACGAGGCTCCGGCCAAGGAGGCTCTGGCCCTGGGCATCGACGGGGGCGTGGTGCGCAATGCCATTCAGCGCAAACTCTCCAGTTCCGGCTGCGCCTTCTCCACGTTGGACGAGCTGCTGCACGCCATCTTCGACGAGGTTGGCGCTGAGGCTGCCCTGGAAGTGCGTGAGCCCCCCCAGCCGAGTGCCCCCTTCATGGAAACATGCCAGGCCACCACCAGcaaggcagcagcagcagtgccaGTCCTGGTGGCTGATTCCATACCGGCCAAACCGCAGGGAGTGGCCGAAGTCTCTAGGCTCACGGACCAGCTGCAGAAGGTGTCGGTAGCATCGGCTACGCCGAATGGCAATCTGTCGCTGGAGGAGGAGAACCGCCAGCTTAAGGATGCACGCCTCTGCAAGGTGTGTTTGGACGAGGAGGTGGGCGTGGTGTTCCTGCCCTGCGGCCATTTAG CCACCTGCAACCAGTGCGCCCCCAGCGTGGTCAACTGTCCCATGTGCCGCGCCGACATCAAGGGATTCGTTCGGACCTTCCTCTCGTGA